The genomic DNA CGCCGGCGCGACACCGCTCAAACCCTTCCTCGAATCCTTGCTCGCGCGCTCGCCGGTGCGTGTCGTCGGCACGGCCATCTTCATGTCGATCGAGGCCGATGCGGTGCCGCACGCGCTGCTGAACAATCTCGAACACAACGCGGTGCTGCACAACCGGGTGCTGTTCGTCACCGTCATGAACCGGGAAATCCCGCGCGTGCCGGTGTCCGATCGGGTGAGCGTGAGGGAGGTGGCGCCCGACTGCTACCAGGTCACGATTGCCTACGGATTCAAGGACGAGGTCGATGTGCCGCTGGCGCTCGAGGGCTGCGGCGCGCACGGGATCATGCTCGAGCCGGCACGCAGCTCCTACTTCCTGAGTCGCGCAACGGTGGTGCCCACGCTGGGCGAGGGCATGCCGATATGGCGCGAGAAACTGTTCGCAGCCATGGCCCACAACATCGGCAATGTCGCCGATTACCTCAAGCTGCCTGCCAACCGGGTGATCGAGTTGGGGACGCGGGTCGAGATCTGATCCACTTTGGCGCCCGAGGCCTTGGTGATGGGCGGCGGGCCACTTGGCGAGGTCAGCGCGGATCAACGCCGGAAACTCGATGGCGGCAGCAGCGTGCTCAGCTTTTGAGCCATTCACTGCACATGTTATTTTACATAATATACATTGTATTATTCTCAAGCTCGACCAAGCTCATGCAAATGATCCCGTCGACCCTCACCATTTCCCATCCGCAGGCGGCTTCTTGCCACGCATGGCAGCGGTCAACAGCTCGACCGCATCCGGACGTTGCCCCCGTTGCGCAAAATCGAGCGCCGTCATGCCTTGCTCGTTCTTCATTTGCGTGTCGGCGCCTTCGTCCAGCAACAGCTTCACGGCTTCGGTCGAGCCGTACATGGCGGCCATCATCAAAGGCGTGGTGCCGTTGGGCGACTGCGCGTCGATGAATGCATAGTGGTCGAGCAATTGCTTCATGATGGTCAACTGCCCGGAGGTCGCCGCGTAGTGAAGCGGCGTCCAGCCGGGCTTGTTGACGGCGGCATCGCGCTCCAGCAGCCGCGTGACGACAGCCTGCTCGCCCTTGATCGCTGCCAGCATCAATGGGCTCTCGTCCTTGGAATTCCCCGCATCGACGTCGGTCTGCGGCGATTCCAGAAGCACCTGAATGACCTTGGGCGACGGCTCGCGCAAAGCGATCAGCAAGCCCGTCTGGCCCTGCGCATCCCGCGTGTTGGGGTCGAATCCACGATTCAGCAACGTCCTGATGCCGCTGGCGTTGTCGCTGCGAACGGCCCGGAAGAAATCGTCGAAAGAGCCTGCATGTGCTGCAAAAGTGCAAGCAAAAACAGAAAGATAGATGATTTTCTTCAAGTGACTTCTCATATTTTCGCCCCAGGAAAGAGGGCTTCGAAGTTGGTGCTGGTGGCCTCGGCGATCGCTTCGACCGGCAACTGGCGCACCTGGGCGATCTGTTGCGCGACAAAAGGCACATAGGACGGGTTGTTGGTCTTGCCCCGGTACGGGACAGGCGCGAGATAGGGACTGTCGGTTTCGATCAGCATCCGGTCCAGCGGAACGAACCCGGCCACGTCACGCAGATCCTGTGCCTTCTTGAAAGTCAGAATGCCGGAGAAGGAGATGTAGAACCCGAGATCGAGGGCCGCACGCGCCACCTCCGCGGTTTCGGTGAAGCAATGGAAGACGCCGCCGGCCGCGCGGCCCGCACCGTCCTCGCCCTCCTCCCTGAGGATCGCCAGTGTGTCGGCTGAAGCGTCCCGCGTGTGAATCACGAGCGGCTTGCGCGTCTCTTGCGCAGCGCGAATGTGCACCCGGAACCGGTCGCGTTGCCATTCCATGTCCGCGATGCTTCGGCCGCCCTTTCGCTCCTCCATCTGGTAGTAGTCCAGCCCGGTTTCGCCGATCGCGATCACCTTGGGCAGCGCCGCGCGCCGGACCAGATCGGCCACGGTCGGCTCGGCGATGTCCTCGTTGTCTGGATGCACGCCGACGCTGGCCCAGAAATTGTCATAGCGCGCCGCCAACGATTGCACGTCGCCGAATTCCTCGAGCGTCGTGCAGATGCACAGCGCCCGATCGACTTGCGCCGCCGCCATTGCGGCACGGATCTGCGGCATCTGATCCGCAAACTCGGGAAAAGTAAGGTGACAGTGGGAATCGGTGAACATCGTGGTTTAGTGCCCGCACCCCAGTTCAGAGATACTGCGGATCCGGCTCAGCCGGTCCGCCGGTATCGCCCCCGGCAGGGGGGTTGGCGGCCACACGAAGTGGGCAAGCCTGGGGGCGAGTCAAATAGTTTGTGTTGGGCGGTCGGACGCCATCGTGCCGCCCAGCGCCTCTTCGATCCGGGCCTTGAGCTGGCGTGACTTCTCGTCGGCCGGGAAACGGATGCCGACACCCGGTGCACGATTGCCAGCGGCGCGCGCCGGCGTGATCCAGGCGACCTTGCCGGCCACCGGATAACGCTGTGGATCTTCAGGCAGGGTGAGCAGCACGTAGACATCGTCGCCGAGGCGGTACTCGCGCGAGGTCGGGATGAAGATCCCACCCTCGGCGAACAGCGGGATGTACGCTGCATAGAGAGCCCCTTTTTCCTTGATGGCCAGCTGAATGACGCTGGGCCGGGCGGGTGCGGGGGGCGTGGGTGGTGCAGGTGTGTTCATGGGCGACGACCCGCCGAGTTTAGGGTGGTTCGCGCTTCGCTCACAAGCGCCTCGAGCATCAGCCCTGCATTGAACGGATGTTCTGCGGTTTTTGCCGCGTTTGCGAGCGACTTCGACCAGCGGGCCAGCGCAACCCGCGAAGGGGCTGGCGGCAGATCCGCGGCTTCGAAGAAGCGCGGCGCGGCGCCATTGCCCGCCGCCATCAGGTCATGGCACAGCTTCTGCAGCACACCGATGGCCTGCGATGGCGCATGGTCCGCCAGGGCGCTCGCATCGCCGCGCGACATGGCCTTGGGCAGCAAGGCCCAGGCCTTGGGCGATTGTCCCTGGCCCGCCAATCGCAGCGCATCGCTGGGCCGGCCGCCGGCACTGCGCAGCAAGCCGAGCGCATCCGCTGGCGGCACGCCTTGTGCCACCAGCCAGTCCCGCGCTTCCTCGCTCGCAGGCCACGGCAAGGTGAACCCCAGACAACGGCTGCGGATCGTCGGCAGCAGTTGCCACGCGGCCTCCGTGGCGAGCACGAAACGCACATCGCCGACCGGCTCTTCGAGCGTCTTCAGCAGCGTGTTCGCGGTGACGGTGTTCATGCGCTCGGCCGGATAGACCAGCACGACCTTCCCTCGCCCTCGCCCGCTGGTGCGCTGTGCGAAGCCGACCGCATCGCGCATCGCTTCGACGCGGATCTCTCGGCTGGGCTTGCGCTTCTTGTCGTCGATGTCGGCCTGGGCCTTTTCGTCGAGCGGCCAGCCCAGTTCCTGCATGGCCACCTCGGGCATGAGCATGCAGAGATCGGCGTGCGTGCGCACCTGGATCGCATGGCAGCTGGGGCAGTGGCCGCAGGCGCCCTCGCCCGTTTCCTCGTCCCGTTGCTCGCACAGCCAGGCCGCTGCGAGCGCCAGGCCGAGTTCGTATTGCCCCAGGCCGGAAGGGCCTTGCAGCAGCCAGGCATGGCCGCGCTGACGCAGCAGTTCGACCAGCGGCTCGCGCAACCACGGCGACAGGGCGGACGCGTTCATGATGCCCTCCCGATCCGCGACGCGACCACGCCGCGCCCGGCCAGGGCAGCCTCGACCTGTTGCCAGACCTGATCGCGCGACTGGCTCGCATCGATCCGAAGGAAACGCGATGTCTCTGCGGCCCGTTGGGCATAGCCGGCCGCGACCTGCCGGAAGAATTCGACAGGCTGCGACTCGAACTTGTCCGGCAGCCGCGCACCGGCCAGCCGCTCGGCCGCCAGCTCCGGCGCCAGATCGAACCAGAGCGTGACGTCGGGCTGCAGCAAGGCCTCGGGTCCGGCGCTGCGCCCTCCTCCCTGCACCCATTCTTCGAGCATCGACAACACGGCCGTGTCGAAGCCTCGGCCCGCGCCCTGGTAGGCGAAGGTGGCGTCGGTGAAGCGGTCGCACAGCACGACGTCGCCGCGCGCCAGCGCGGGTTCGATGACCCGCACCACGTGATCGCGACGGGCCGCGAAGACGAGCAGCGATTCGGTCAGCGGGTCCATCGGCTGCTCCAGAATCATCGTGCGCAGGATCTCGGCGATCGGCGTGCCGCCCGGCTCGCGCGTGCGCGTGACCTGCCGGCCTTCGGCCTTGAACAGCGCTTCAAGCGCATCGATGTGACTCGACTTGCCGGCGCCGTCGATGCCCTCGAGCGTCAGGAACAATCCCTTCATTGGCCGCTCCGCTGGCTGGGGTCGCCGCCCCGCTGATAACGATTCACCGCGCGGTTGTGCTCGTCGAGCGAGTTGCTGAACTGGCTCGAACCGTCACCGCGCGACACGAAATAGAGCGAGCTGCTCTGCGCCGGCTGCACCGCCGCCAGCAGCGCCGCCTTGCCGGGCATCGAGATCGGCGTCGGCGGCAGGCCGCCGCGCAGATAGGTGTTCCACGGCGTGTCGGTCTGGAGATCCTTCTTGTGCAGGTTGCCGTCGAAGCGCGTGCCGAGGCCATAGATCACCGACGGATCGGTCTGCAAAGGCATCCCCGCACGCAGGCGATTGACGAAGACCGCTGCGATCTCGGCACGGTCATTGGCCTTGCCTGTCTCCTTTTCGACAATGCTGGCCAAGATCAGCGCCTCATCGGGCGTCTTGAGCGGCAGGCTGGACGCTCTCGCAGCCCAGGCGGCATCCAGCCTCTTGTCCATCGCGCGCATGGCGCGCTGCAGCAGCGCCACATCCGTCGAACCCTTGGAATAGGTATAGGTGTCCGGGAAGAAGCGGCCTTCGGGGTGCAGGCCCGGCTTGCCGAGCAGGGCCATCACCTCCTCGTCCGTCCGGCCGACGGTCTCGGGCTTCAATTGATCGGCCTTGGCCAGGGCGGCGCGCACCTGGCGGAAGTTCCACCCTTCGACCAGCACCACGCTGCGCGTGGCTTCCTCGCCGCGCACCAGCATGTTCAGCAGCAGGCGCGGCGTGACGCCGCGCTCCAATTCGTAGCTGCCGGCCCGGATCTGCCGCGCCTGCCCTGAGAAGCGGAACCATCCATAGAGCAGTGGCGCGGGCGCGCCCACGCCGGCGTCCGATATGGCCTGCGCGATGCCGCGCGGCGTGGTGCCGGGTTCGACCGACAGGTCGACGGCCGGCGCAGGCAGCTTCAGCGGCTGGTTCACCCACCACAGACCTGCCGCGCCGGCGCCGAGCACAAGCACGGCAGCCAGGAGAAAGAGCTTGAGAAAGAAGCGGCGCACGGATTCCGATGGAGAGAGGCGGACACAGAAAACAGGTAGCCCTGCGGGTCGAACGGAACGAAGCCGACCATGATAATTCAGCGATGACCTCTGTCGTTCTGAATGGCGTCACCGCCCTCCCTCACCTCGGTGTGATTCGCGCCGAAGGCCCCGATGCCGCCGACTTCCTGCATGGCCAGCTGACCCAGGACTTCGTGCTGCTCGGTGCCTCCGAAGCGCGCTTGGCCGCACTGTGCACGGCCAAGGGCCGCGTGATCGCGAGTTTCATCGGTATCCGGCCGCAACCCGATCGGATCCTGCTGGTGTGCAGCCGCGACATCCTTCCCGCCACGCTGAAGCGGCTGTCGATGTTCGTGCTGCGCGCCAAGGTGAAGCTGAGCGATGCCAGCGAGGAGTTCGCGCTCCATGGCCTGGCAGGGACTGCGCTGGCCGCCAATGGCATCGATGCCGGCTCGGCGCCGGGCCGGTGCAGCGTGGCCGGCCAGGCGCAGGTGGTCGCGCTCTATCCCTCCGACGGCGTGCCGCGCGCGCTATGGATCGCACCGGCCGCCAGCGCGGCGCCCCAGGGTGCCGACCTCGATCTCGCGCTGTGGCAATGGAGCGAGGTGCGCAGCGGCATCGTCACGCTGACCCAGCCGGTGGTCGAGGCCTTCGTGCCGCAGATGCTCAACTACGAATCGGTCGGCGGCGTGAACTTCAAGAAGGGTTGCTACCCGGGCCAGGAGGTGGTGGCGCGCAGCCAGTTCCGCGGCACGCTCAAGCGCCGCACCTACCTCGTGAAGGCGGATGCCGCATTGGCCGCGGGCCAGGAAGTCTTTGCCGCCCACAACGCCGAACAGCCCGTCGGCACCGTGGCCCAGGCCGCCCTGGCGCCGGACGGTGGATGGGCCGCGCTGATCTCGATCCAGATCGCGGCCCTGGAAGCCGGGGGCCTGCACGCCGGCGCGGTCGATGGTGCTGCACTCACCATCGAGCCGCTGCCCTACGCGCTGCTCGAGGACATCTGAGGGCTTAGAGCGCGTCCTGGAGCGGCCGCCGCATCTCGATGTGCGCGATGTCCGCTTCCTCGAAGGGCTCGCCGTGCGGCGCATAGCCGAGCCGCGCGTAGAAGGGCTGCGCGCTGCGCTGAGCATGCAGCGTGACTTCGCGATCGCCGCGCGCCTTCGCCGCTTCTTCCAGCGCGCGCATCACCGCGGCACCATGGCCACCGCTGCGCAGTGCGCGGTGAACCGCCACGCGGCCGATGCGGCCGATGCCCGTGCCGTCCGCGATCAGCCGCCCGGTGGCGATCACCTGGCCCAGCCGGTTGCGTGCGACGCAGTGCAAACCGATAGCATCGTGCGCGTCCCATTCGAGTTCGTCCGGGATCCTCTGCTCCTCGATGAACACCGCGCGCCGCAGCGCAGCCGCACCCTCACCGAGCGAGGCCCACGTCCCTGTGACGATCTCGCGCATGGAGCCTCCCGCTTCGTAGTCTTCGAAGATCGCGCGCAGCACCTGCGGCACCGGCCTGGAGGTCTGCGTGGCCGGATCGGCAAAGACATAGACCAGTTCGCAACTCACCAGCAGATCGTCGCCGCGGAACAGCCCGCCGTGAAAGACGATCGACGAGTTGCCCACGCGCACGCACTTCATGCCGACGTCGAGCAGATCGTCCACGCGGGCCGAGGCATTGAATTCGATGGTCGCCTTGCGCACATAGAGGTCGCCCGCCAGCGACTGCATCGCCTCTTCATACGGCAGCGCCAGCGCGCGCCAGTAATCCGAGACGGCGGTGTCGAAGTACATCAGGTAGTGCGCGTTGAAGACGATCTTCTGCATGTCCACCTCGGCCCAGCGCACGCGCAGGCGATGGAAGAATCGGAAGTCGGATTTCTGCTGATTGTCGGTCATGGTTGCAAGGCTTCTTTCAGTGCGCGGGCCGCATCGGCGTGCGCCTGCAGCGCCTCGGGGATCGCGCGGCCCATCTTGACGAATTCGTGGATCACGCCGCGGTAGATCTCCAGGTCGACCGCGACACCTGCGGCGCGCAGCTTGTCGGCATAGGCGATGCCTTCGTCGACGACCGGATCGCATTCGGCCAGGCCGAGCCAGGCCGGTGCGACACCGTCCACGTCCTCGGCATTCAGCGGCGCGAAGCGCCAGTCGTCGCGCTCGGCACGATTGTGGACGTACTGGGCGAAGAACCACGTGATCAGCGGCTCGCCGAGCAAGGGCCCGGCGGCGAAGCGGCGGTGCGAGGGCGTGTCCTGGTGCGCCGTCATGCCCGGGTAGAAGAGCAATTGCAGCGCAAGCCGCAGCCCGGCGTCGCGCGCCAGGATCGCGCAGACCGCAGCCAGCGTGCCGCCCGCGCTGTCGCCGCCGACGGCGATGCGCGTGCCGTCGAGGCCCCATTGCGCTGCGTTCTTCGCCAGCGCGGCCAGTGCGTCCCAGGCATCGTTCTGGGCGGTCGGAAACTTGTGCTCGGGTGCGAGGCGATAGTCGAGCGAGACCACCGCGCAGCCGCTCTGGCGGCTCAGCACGCGGCACAGCGTGTCGTGCGTCGCGATACTCCCGACCGTGAAGCCGCCGCCATGAAAGTACAGCAGGAACGGCAGCACCTCATGCGAAGGCGCATAGAGCCGCGCCGGCAAGGCATGGCCATCGCGCGCGGGCAGCGTGAAGTCTTCGACGCGCTCGAGCGCGGGCTTCGGCACCTCGAGCACGCCGGCGCCTTTCTCGTAGGCGGCCTTGGCCTCTGCGGGTGTCAGCGTGTAGAGCGGCGGATTGCGCGCGCGTGCCATGCGATCGACCACGCCGGCCATCTTGGGCGTGAGCGGCGGCATGCCTGCGCGATCGGCCGCGACTGCGGCAAGGGTGGGGTTCATGTCCGAGACGGCACGGGTTGGATGCGAAGCTCCGGATCGTACAGTCGGCGTCTCGCCGGCCGGCCCTTCGGGGCGCCGATGGCGGCGGTCTGCTCCAGCAGCCATTGGCGAAAGGCCTGCATCGCCTGGCTCTGCGGCCTGGACCGCAGGCGGGTGAGCCAATAGCTCCCGGTCATCACTTCGATCTCGAGCGGCCGCACCAGCCGCCCATCGGCCAGTTCCTGCGCGAACATCGAGGCCGGCGCGAGCGCCGCGCCGGCGCCCTGCATCGCGGCCTCCACCATGAGCCGCGAGGAATCGAAGACCGGCCCGCGAATCGCCGGGCATGCCATGCCGGCCGCAGCGAACCAGCCCGGCCAGTCGTCCGGGCGGTACGAACGCAGCAACGTCTCGTGGGCAAGGGCCTGCGGCCGCATGATGCGTGCCGCGACGGCGGGCGCGCACAGCACCGTCAGCGGCGCATCCGTCAGATGCTCGGCCTGCATCCCCTGCCAGGTGCCGTCGCCGAACCGGATCGCGAAGTCCAGCCCCTCGGCGGCGAGGTCGACGACATTGTTGTGCGTCATCAGCCGCAGGTCGATGAAGGGGCAGCTTTCCTGGAACAGCCGCAGGCGCGGGATCAGCCATCCG from Variovorax sp. PBL-E5 includes the following:
- a CDS encoding ankyrin repeat domain-containing protein, with product MRSHLKKIIYLSVFACTFAAHAGSFDDFFRAVRSDNASGIRTLLNRGFDPNTRDAQGQTGLLIALREPSPKVIQVLLESPQTDVDAGNSKDESPLMLAAIKGEQAVVTRLLERDAAVNKPGWTPLHYAATSGQLTIMKQLLDHYAFIDAQSPNGTTPLMMAAMYGSTEAVKLLLDEGADTQMKNEQGMTALDFAQRGQRPDAVELLTAAMRGKKPPADGKW
- a CDS encoding TatD family hydrolase, which encodes MFTDSHCHLTFPEFADQMPQIRAAMAAAQVDRALCICTTLEEFGDVQSLAARYDNFWASVGVHPDNEDIAEPTVADLVRRAALPKVIAIGETGLDYYQMEERKGGRSIADMEWQRDRFRVHIRAAQETRKPLVIHTRDASADTLAILREEGEDGAGRAAGGVFHCFTETAEVARAALDLGFYISFSGILTFKKAQDLRDVAGFVPLDRMLIETDSPYLAPVPYRGKTNNPSYVPFVAQQIAQVRQLPVEAIAEATSTNFEALFPGAKI
- a CDS encoding PilZ domain-containing protein, with the translated sequence MNTPAPPTPPAPARPSVIQLAIKEKGALYAAYIPLFAEGGIFIPTSREYRLGDDVYVLLTLPEDPQRYPVAGKVAWITPARAAGNRAPGVGIRFPADEKSRQLKARIEEALGGTMASDRPTQTI
- a CDS encoding DNA polymerase III subunit delta' yields the protein MNASALSPWLREPLVELLRQRGHAWLLQGPSGLGQYELGLALAAAWLCEQRDEETGEGACGHCPSCHAIQVRTHADLCMLMPEVAMQELGWPLDEKAQADIDDKKRKPSREIRVEAMRDAVGFAQRTSGRGRGKVVLVYPAERMNTVTANTLLKTLEEPVGDVRFVLATEAAWQLLPTIRSRCLGFTLPWPASEEARDWLVAQGVPPADALGLLRSAGGRPSDALRLAGQGQSPKAWALLPKAMSRGDASALADHAPSQAIGVLQKLCHDLMAAGNGAAPRFFEAADLPPAPSRVALARWSKSLANAAKTAEHPFNAGLMLEALVSEARTTLNSAGRRP
- the tmk gene encoding dTMP kinase — translated: MKGLFLTLEGIDGAGKSSHIDALEALFKAEGRQVTRTREPGGTPIAEILRTMILEQPMDPLTESLLVFAARRDHVVRVIEPALARGDVVLCDRFTDATFAYQGAGRGFDTAVLSMLEEWVQGGGRSAGPEALLQPDVTLWFDLAPELAAERLAGARLPDKFESQPVEFFRQVAAGYAQRAAETSRFLRIDASQSRDQVWQQVEAALAGRGVVASRIGRAS
- the mltG gene encoding endolytic transglycosylase MltG; its protein translation is MRRFFLKLFLLAAVLVLGAGAAGLWWVNQPLKLPAPAVDLSVEPGTTPRGIAQAISDAGVGAPAPLLYGWFRFSGQARQIRAGSYELERGVTPRLLLNMLVRGEEATRSVVLVEGWNFRQVRAALAKADQLKPETVGRTDEEVMALLGKPGLHPEGRFFPDTYTYSKGSTDVALLQRAMRAMDKRLDAAWAARASSLPLKTPDEALILASIVEKETGKANDRAEIAAVFVNRLRAGMPLQTDPSVIYGLGTRFDGNLHKKDLQTDTPWNTYLRGGLPPTPISMPGKAALLAAVQPAQSSSLYFVSRGDGSSQFSNSLDEHNRAVNRYQRGGDPSQRSGQ
- the ygfZ gene encoding CAF17-like 4Fe-4S cluster assembly/insertion protein YgfZ, producing MTSVVLNGVTALPHLGVIRAEGPDAADFLHGQLTQDFVLLGASEARLAALCTAKGRVIASFIGIRPQPDRILLVCSRDILPATLKRLSMFVLRAKVKLSDASEEFALHGLAGTALAANGIDAGSAPGRCSVAGQAQVVALYPSDGVPRALWIAPAASAAPQGADLDLALWQWSEVRSGIVTLTQPVVEAFVPQMLNYESVGGVNFKKGCYPGQEVVARSQFRGTLKRRTYLVKADAALAAGQEVFAAHNAEQPVGTVAQAALAPDGGWAALISIQIAALEAGGLHAGAVDGAALTIEPLPYALLEDI
- a CDS encoding YbgC/FadM family acyl-CoA thioesterase produces the protein MTDNQQKSDFRFFHRLRVRWAEVDMQKIVFNAHYLMYFDTAVSDYWRALALPYEEAMQSLAGDLYVRKATIEFNASARVDDLLDVGMKCVRVGNSSIVFHGGLFRGDDLLVSCELVYVFADPATQTSRPVPQVLRAIFEDYEAGGSMREIVTGTWASLGEGAAALRRAVFIEEQRIPDELEWDAHDAIGLHCVARNRLGQVIATGRLIADGTGIGRIGRVAVHRALRSGGHGAAVMRALEEAAKARGDREVTLHAQRSAQPFYARLGYAPHGEPFEEADIAHIEMRRPLQDAL
- a CDS encoding alpha/beta hydrolase, with the protein product MNPTLAAVAADRAGMPPLTPKMAGVVDRMARARNPPLYTLTPAEAKAAYEKGAGVLEVPKPALERVEDFTLPARDGHALPARLYAPSHEVLPFLLYFHGGGFTVGSIATHDTLCRVLSRQSGCAVVSLDYRLAPEHKFPTAQNDAWDALAALAKNAAQWGLDGTRIAVGGDSAGGTLAAVCAILARDAGLRLALQLLFYPGMTAHQDTPSHRRFAAGPLLGEPLITWFFAQYVHNRAERDDWRFAPLNAEDVDGVAPAWLGLAECDPVVDEGIAYADKLRAAGVAVDLEIYRGVIHEFVKMGRAIPEALQAHADAARALKEALQP
- a CDS encoding LysR family transcriptional regulator translates to MTRPHLPLNALRAFESSARHLSFTLAASELNVTQAAVSQQVRGLEARLGVALFRRLPRGLALSDEGHALLPVLVDAFGRMEAVIQQFDNGHFFEVLTVGVVGTFAVGWLIPRLRLFQESCPFIDLRLMTHNNVVDLAAEGLDFAIRFGDGTWQGMQAEHLTDAPLTVLCAPAVAARIMRPQALAHETLLRSYRPDDWPGWFAAAGMACPAIRGPVFDSSRLMVEAAMQGAGAALAPASMFAQELADGRLVRPLEIEVMTGSYWLTRLRSRPQSQAMQAFRQWLLEQTAAIGAPKGRPARRRLYDPELRIQPVPSRT